TTCGTGATGATAGATAAGGTTCTTGTCTTCTGAGTGATGTGTTGGAGATCATGGAATGTTTTTTTCGACGCTTCGGCAATGCTTTCCGACATAGCTGAAATTTCCTCTAACTGTGCCATTTTTTCCTGTCTCGAAGCTTCTAATTCGGATGAATTTTCATAAATTCTCTCGAAAGTTGTCAAAAATTGTTGTGTTTCTTTATGAACGTTATCGATTTTCTCTAAAATTTGTCTGATATTTTCCATTTCATTTGTCATGGTATGGAATACTTTATCCATGCTAACATAAACTTGATCAATTTGTATAACTCCTTGTTTCAAACCGAAAAGATTCGTCTCAATTGAATCTCTTATTTTCTTTACTGAAGATTTCGTTTGCTCCGATAATTTGTTAATCTCATTTGCCACTACAGCGAAACCTTTCCCGGATTCTCCAGCTCGTGTAGCTTCAATTTGAGCATTGAGAGAAAGCAAATTAATTTGTTTGGATACACTTTCAATTAAATTGATAGCATCTCCAACTTCATCGGTAAAAATATTTAAATTGTGAATATGTGATTTAATTGCATCCATTGAGTGCATCGTTTCATTCATTTCGCCTTGCACTTGTTTGATCCAGTCTGATACATGTTGACTTAACTGCTTAATGCTATCCATTTCCTGTGTATGAATGTGAAAAGAATCGACACTTTCTCCTATTGTTTTTAAGACTCTTTGATTATATTGATTATCGACATCAATTCCATCACGAATATTTTGAATACTTACATTGGTAGAGTAGGTATTTTCTAGTTGAAGATGCATATGGCTTTCGATCGAATGTACATGCTCTAACATTTGGGCACTCGAATTTCTAACGGTTTTAACATCTTCCTTAACCGCGACCATGAGTTGATTCAGAGAACTCACCATCTCATTAAATGCAGAATTTAATTGTGCCGTATCATCACCAATGTAAACGGGAAGTACTCTCGTTAGATCACCGCGGGATGCGGCAATTTCTTTCATTGAAGAAATCGTATCAACCATTGCGATTGTAGCGCCGTGCTCGGAAACATTTAATCCTTCTATTTCTTCTTGTGGTGTGACCCGAACTCTCATCGACATTTTCATAATCTTAAAAATCAATAAACCAATCAAAAAAGCCCATGCAAAAGCCGTTCCTACTCCTAATGCTTGCACACCTAATTGTTTAAGCCGTCCTCCAGCGTCCAGCATCTCTTCTTTCGCAAAAAGAGCGACCGCTATTGTTCCCCAAGCGCCGCACACGCCGTGAACCGAAATGGCACCAACAGCATCATCCAATTTCAATTTTTGATCGATGAAACGCATCGATACGACAACAATCACTCCTCCAATAAAACCCATAATCATAGCGCTTAATGGAGACACTGTATTACATCCTGCTGTAATTGTCACTAATCCTGCCAAAACGCCATTTAATATATCTTCTACGAGCGGTTTTTGATTTAAAAACCAACTTAGAAACATGGCTGCTATGCCTGCTGCAGCTGCTGCCAATTGGGTATTGAGCGCTATTACGGCAATGCTTTCATCACCTGAAGTGGTTGAACCTGCATTAAATCCAAACCATCCAAACCATAATAAAAAAACACCTAAAGTAGCCATCGTTATACTACTGCTATGGATTTTATTCACTGTACCATCTTCATTATATTTTCCAATCCGTGGACCGATTGTGATGACCCCGGCTAAGGCAACCCAAGCCCCTAAAGAATGAACGACCGTTGAACCTGCAAAATCAATAAATCCCATTTTACTTAGCCAGCCATCTTGATCGGTGATATATAAATTCCCCCATGCCCAATGTCCAAAAAGAGGGTATATAAATAAAGATATGGCAAAAGAAATGACTAAATAGGAAGAAAAGGTTGTGCGTTCTGCGATAGCTCCTGAAACAATAGTTGTAGCCGTACCCGCAAACGCTAATTGGAAAAATAAGAATGCCCATGTCCACGCATTTGCATCAGACATAAAACCTTGCAAAAAATAACCTCCCGTTCCCAACAATCCATTCATAGTTTCACCAAACATCATCGGGAATCCAACCAAAACGAACACAATTGAAACAATTAGAATGTCGACTAAATTTTTCATAGCAACATTGATCGAATTTTTAGCACGGACAAGACCGGATTCCAACATGGTAAATCCAGCCTGCATCAAAAATACTAAAGCAGCGGCCATCACTGTCCAGACAAAGTTCAAATTCAATTGAAAATTTGTCAATTCTCCCATCTCCACACTCCTCATTACAAAATATTCAAATGGATTAGAACTTAAAAAAATGTTATCATTAATAACTAATAATGTCAATTTTCATTACATAAGATTGTTTATTGTTATTTTTTAATTGTTATATGTAATAAAATCTTACATTTATTTTCGTGCAACAAAAAAGAAGCTGGTTGCATATTCCAGCTTCTTTTTATGTTTCATCTTCTTCTGTGACAACATAGTATGTCTTTACATACGAAGGGCTTGGGAAAATGTTCTTTTTTGCGGAATCTGTTCCGAGGTGCTTGTTCTTTTGATGTGCTTTCGCAAAGGATTGTGATGTTTTCCAGTTTGTAAAGCTTTTTTCGTCTTCCCATAATGTCAAAATAATATACGTATCACTTTGTAAAGGCTTGAGAACTCGGATCGCAACAAAACCGCCTTGGTTTTCAATGAGGCGGGCTCGTTCTTTGAAGGAGTATTCAAATAGCGGCCTTCCTTCATCCGTGACTGGAATATGATTTAAAACAGCAAAACCTTTTTTGCTGACAATGGAGCCAGATTTGTCAATCACTTCATATTTTTTAGGCTGTTGAAAAACAGATTCGCCCATCGTCTCATGCATAAGCACTGCGGTATGTTCATTTTGCAAAAATAGCATGCATTCTTGTGGAAATTGCTTTTGCAATTTGTTTAAATAATCAACAGTTCCATAAGTAATATAAAAATTCATCTTTTCACCTCCTGTATGAGTTCATTATACATATGAGATCCATTAATAACCAATAATAAAACTGAGGTGACAGTGATTGCAAAAGAAACTTTTCCTTACATCAACTATAATCGTGCTTACTTGCTTTGTTGCTCTTATAGGATACATGTTTATATTATTTATTGGAAATTATGTTATTGATGAAAAAAAGCTTGTTTTAAATTCATCCTCATCCCTTATTGATTTGGAAGGGAATATGATTACAAAGTTGTATGTAGAAAATCGCGAATATGTCGAAATTGGTGATATTCCAAAGCATGTGCAAAATGCCTTTATTGCTGTTGAGGATAAACGTTTTTACGAACATAACGGAATTGACTTGCGATCAATCGGTCGAGCCTTATATAAAGATTTTCTAACGGGGAGAAAAGTTGAAGGCGGCAGTACGATTACGCAGCAGCTAGCCAAAAATGTGTTTTTATCTCAAGATAAAACGATTTTACGGAAAACAAAAGAAGCCATTATTGCGATCAATCTTGAGCGGAGATACAGTAAAGAAAAAATATTAGAAATGTATTTAAACCAAGTGTATTTTGGACATGGTGCATACGGAATTCAAGCAGCTGCGAATTATTATTTCAATAAAAATGTTTCCGATTTAACCATTGATGAAGCAGCTTTGCTAGCAGGAATTCCAAAAGCACCATCAACCTATTCTCCAATTCTTCATCCAGAAAAAAGTAAAGAAAGAAGAAATATTGTATTGGACTTAATGGAAAAGCAAAAGATGATCTCGGCGAAGGAAGCTGTTTTAAGTAAAGGAAAAACTCTTAGCCTGAATATAAAAGAAAAACAAGAAATGCCTTGGCTCTCAACTTATATTGATATGGTATTAGATGAAGCGGAAAAGAAGTACCATTTATCAAATGAAGCGATTTTAAAAGGGGGGTATAAAATTATAGTTCCACTTGATGTTCATATTCAGCAAAAAGCCTACGAAAAATTTCAAGAGACTCAATATTTTCCTGGAACAGATCATCATGCAGAAGGGGCGTTTATTTTATTAGATAATGACACAGGAGGAGTAGTGGCAGCTATTGCTGGGCGTGACTATGTTCGCAAAGGCTTCAATCGATTAACGACAAAAAGACAGCCTGGTTCCATTTTAAAGCCTTTAGCGGTCTATGGACCTGCAATGGAAGAAGGGTTGTTTGAACCATATTCCCTTTTAAAAGATGAACGTATTCAATACGATGGCTATGAACCAAAAAATTACGATCATCATTATGATGGATCTATCACGATGTTTGATGCTTTAATTCAATCGAAAAATGCCCCAGCAGTATGGGTGCTGAATAAATTTGGAATTCATGAAAGTAAAAAATATTTGGAAAATAACGGAATTTTTATTGAAGATCAAGGACTAGCCATTGCGTTAGGCGGCTTGAAGTATGGGGTTTCTCCACTTGCTGTAGCTAATGCGTATCGAACATTTGCTCAAAACGGGCAATATAGCGATCCATACTTTATTGAAAAAATAGTTGATCAAGATGGAAAGACGGTAGCAAAAGCGAAGAAAAAAACAAAACAAGTATTTTCTCCGCAAACGTCTTGGAATATGACAAGAATGTTAGAGCAAGTCGTTGTCCAAGGAACAGGAAAATCAGGCAAATATCATGGAGCTTTAGCAGGAAAAACGGGAACAACTTCCTTTCCAAAAATAAAAGGAGCGGTAATGGATGCATGGTTTGCTGGTTATACTC
This is a stretch of genomic DNA from Bacillus alveayuensis. It encodes these proteins:
- a CDS encoding Amt family ammonium transporter (product_source=KO:K03320; cath_funfam=1.10.287.950,1.10.3430.10; cog=COG0004,COG0840; ko=KO:K03320; pfam=PF00015,PF00909; smart=SM00283,SM00304; superfamily=111352,58104; tigrfam=TIGR00836; transmembrane_helix_parts=Outside_1_10,TMhelix_11_33,Inside_34_53,TMhelix_54_76,Outside_77_95,TMhelix_96_118,Inside_119_124,TMhelix_125_147,Outside_148_161,TMhelix_162_184,Inside_185_203,TMhelix_204_226,Outside_227_240,TMhelix_241_263,Inside_264_275,TMhelix_276_307,Outside_308_321,TMhelix_322_344,Inside_345_356,TMhelix_357_379,Outside_380_776), with translation MGELTNFQLNLNFVWTVMAAALVFLMQAGFTMLESGLVRAKNSINVAMKNLVDILIVSIVFVLVGFPMMFGETMNGLLGTGGYFLQGFMSDANAWTWAFLFFQLAFAGTATTIVSGAIAERTTFSSYLVISFAISLFIYPLFGHWAWGNLYITDQDGWLSKMGFIDFAGSTVVHSLGAWVALAGVITIGPRIGKYNEDGTVNKIHSSSITMATLGVFLLWFGWFGFNAGSTTSGDESIAVIALNTQLAAAAAGIAAMFLSWFLNQKPLVEDILNGVLAGLVTITAGCNTVSPLSAMIMGFIGGVIVVVSMRFIDQKLKLDDAVGAISVHGVCGAWGTIAVALFAKEEMLDAGGRLKQLGVQALGVGTAFAWAFLIGLLIFKIMKMSMRVRVTPQEEIEGLNVSEHGATIAMVDTISSMKEIAASRGDLTRVLPVYIGDDTAQLNSAFNEMVSSLNQLMVAVKEDVKTVRNSSAQMLEHVHSIESHMHLQLENTYSTNVSIQNIRDGIDVDNQYNQRVLKTIGESVDSFHIHTQEMDSIKQLSQHVSDWIKQVQGEMNETMHSMDAIKSHIHNLNIFTDEVGDAINLIESVSKQINLLSLNAQIEATRAGESGKGFAVVANEINKLSEQTKSSVKKIRDSIETNLFGLKQGVIQIDQVYVSMDKVFHTMTNEMENIRQILEKIDNVHKETQQFLTTFERIYENSSELEASRQEKMAQLEEISAMSESIAEASKKTFHDLQHITQKTRTLSIITKELEEKVGQFKTSAKHAQSVPVHS
- a CDS encoding heme-degrading monooxygenase HmoA (product_source=COG2329; cog=COG2329; pfam=PF03992; superfamily=54909), with product MNFYITYGTVDYLNKLQKQFPQECMLFLQNEHTAVLMHETMGESVFQQPKKYEVIDKSGSIVSKKGFAVLNHIPVTDEGRPLFEYSFKERARLIENQGGFVAIRVLKPLQSDTYIILTLWEDEKSFTNWKTSQSFAKAHQKNKHLGTDSAKKNIFPSPSYVKTYYVVTEEDET
- a CDS encoding penicillin-binding protein 2A (product_source=KO:K12555; cath_funfam=1.10.3810.10,3.40.710.10; cog=COG0744; ko=KO:K12555; pfam=PF00905,PF00912; superfamily=56601; tigrfam=TIGR02074; transmembrane_helix_parts=Inside_1_4,TMhelix_5_27,Outside_28_709) is translated as MQKKLFLTSTIIVLTCFVALIGYMFILFIGNYVIDEKKLVLNSSSSLIDLEGNMITKLYVENREYVEIGDIPKHVQNAFIAVEDKRFYEHNGIDLRSIGRALYKDFLTGRKVEGGSTITQQLAKNVFLSQDKTILRKTKEAIIAINLERRYSKEKILEMYLNQVYFGHGAYGIQAAANYYFNKNVSDLTIDEAALLAGIPKAPSTYSPILHPEKSKERRNIVLDLMEKQKMISAKEAVLSKGKTLSLNIKEKQEMPWLSTYIDMVLDEAEKKYHLSNEAILKGGYKIIVPLDVHIQQKAYEKFQETQYFPGTDHHAEGAFILLDNDTGGVVAAIAGRDYVRKGFNRLTTKRQPGSILKPLAVYGPAMEEGLFEPYSLLKDERIQYDGYEPKNYDHHYDGSITMFDALIQSKNAPAVWVLNKFGIHESKKYLENNGIFIEDQGLAIALGGLKYGVSPLAVANAYRTFAQNGQYSDPYFIEKIVDQDGKTVAKAKKKTKQVFSPQTSWNMTRMLEQVVVQGTGKSGKYHGALAGKTGTTSFPKIKGAVMDAWFAGYTPEVTGAVWIGYDKTDKHHYLKGGSSYPTKLFKDILKDTHLEAMKAFTVPEDVEDLESPIRLKPLKSVQVAYHFHPIKLFTITLTWTPQEDERVIYRIYEKNEKGEKELISSIRGKGSYELSYVNIFSKISFQVVPYNPQTKTEGEGTDFVAPSW